In Microtus ochrogaster isolate Prairie Vole_2 chromosome 4, MicOch1.0, whole genome shotgun sequence, one genomic interval encodes:
- the Dynlrb2 gene encoding dynein light chain roadblock-type 2, with protein MTEVEETLKRIQSHKGVIGTMVVNAEGIPIRTTLDNSTTVQYAGLLHQLTMKAKSTVRDIDPQNDLTFLRIRSKKHEIMVAPDKEYLLIVIQNPCE; from the exons ATG ACAGAGGTGGAGGAAACCCTCAAGAGAATCCAGAGCCACAAAGGGGTCATTGGAACGATGGTGGTCAATGCAGAAG GCATTCCAATCCGAACTACCCTGGACAACTCGACAACGGTCCAGTACGCGGGGCTTCTCCATCAGCTGACCATGAAGGCCAAGAGCACGGTCCGGGACATTGACCCTCAGAACGATCTGACTTTCCTCAGGATCAGATCGAAGAAACATGAAATCATGGTAGCCCCAG ATAAGGAGTATCTTCTGATTGTCATCCAGAACCCCTGTGAGTAG